Proteins from one Triticum aestivum cultivar Chinese Spring chromosome 7A, IWGSC CS RefSeq v2.1, whole genome shotgun sequence genomic window:
- the LOC123154557 gene encoding phosphoglycerate kinase, cytosolic-like: MPTKRSVGTLGDKDLSGKKVLLRADLNVPLDDGQRIADDNRIRASVPTIKFLMGKDARVVLASHLGRPKGVTPKYSLKPLVPRLSELLGVDVVMANDCIGEEVEKLAAALPDGGVLLLENVRFYKEEEKNDPEFAKKLASVADLYVNDAFGTAHRAHASTEGVTKYLRPAVAGFLMQKELDYLIGAVANPKKPFAAIVGGSKVSTKIGVIESLLAKVDILILGGGMIYTFYKAQGHAVGKSLVEEDKLELANLLIEKAKSKGVSLLLPTDIVVADNFAADAESKIVPASAIPDGWMGLDVGPDSIKKFSETLDTTKTVIWNGPMGVFEFEKFAAGTDAIAKKLADITAKGVTTIIGGGDSVAAVEKAGLVSKMSHISTGGGASLELLEGKTLPGVLALDDA; this comes from the exons ATGCCGACCAAGAGGAGCGTGGGCACCCTGGGCGACAAGGACCTCAGCGGGAAGAAGGTGCTCCTCCGCGCCGACCTCAACGTGCCGCTGGACGACGGCCAGAGGATCGCCGACGACAACCGCATCCGCGCCTCCGTGCCCACCATCAAGTTCCTCATGGGGAAGGACGCCAGGGTCGTCCTGGCCAGCCATCTG GGCCGTCCAAAAGGGGTCACCCCGAAGTACAGCTTGAAGCCTCTTGTTCCCCGCCTGTCTGAGCTTCTTGGAGTCGAT GTTGTGATGGCCAATGACTGCATCGGTGAGGAAGTTGAGAAATTAGCTGCTGCTTTACCAGATGGAGGTGTCCTACTTCTAGAGAATGTGAGATTCtacaaggaggaagagaagaatgaCCCTGAGTTCGCCAAGAAACTAGCATCCGTTGCTGATCTGTATGTAAATGATGCCTTTGGCACTGCACATAGAGCACATGCTTCAACAGAGGGAGTTACCAAGTATTTGAGGCCTGCTGTCGCTGGCTTTCTTATGCAGAAG GAACTTGACTATCTTATTGGAGCAGTTGCCAACCCGAAAAAGCCATTTGCTGCAATTGTTGGTGGATCCAAAGTGTCAACCAAGATTGGGGTGATCGAGTCTCTTTTGGCGAAGGTTGACATCCTCATCCTTGGTGGCGGTATGATTTACACATTTTACAAGGCACAGGGGCATGCTGTTGGAAAATCTCTTGTGGAGGAAGACAAGCTTGAACTGGCAAACTTGCTTATTGAGAAGGCCAAGTCGAAGGGAGTCTCTCTTTTGCTTCCCACTGATATTGTGGTGGCTGATAATTTTGCTGCAGATGCTGAGAGCAAG ATTGTTCCTGCCTCTGCTATTCCTGATGGTTGGATGGGTCTTGACGTCGGCCCGGATTCTATCAAGAAATTCAGTGAAACTTTGGACACTACCAAGACTGTCATCTGGAATGGGCCGATGGGAGTTTTTGAATTTGAGAAGTTCGCAGCTGGCACTGAT GCGATCGCGAAGAAGTTGGCTGATATCACAGCAAAAGGCGTGACAACCATCATCGGCGGTGGCGACTCTGTTGCTGCCGTCGAGAAGGCAGGGTTGGTGAGTAAGATGAGCCACATTTCAACCGGGGGTGGCGCAAGCCTGGAGCTGTTGGAAGGCAAGACCCTCCCAGGCGTCCTTGCTCTCGACGACGCGTAG